A stretch of Nitrospira sp. DNA encodes these proteins:
- the rfbA gene encoding glucose-1-phosphate thymidylyltransferase RfbA, producing MTRKGIILAGGTGSRLHPATLAVSKQLLPIFDKPMIYYPLSTLMLAGVRDMLVISTPQDTPRFQQLLGTGEQWGLRVSYAVQPSPDGLAQAFIIGESFLGTDPSVLVLGDNIFYGHDFPQLLNQAMARRNGATVFAYHVQDPERYGVVEFDASGRAINLEEKPAAPKSNYAVTGLYFYDAEVVAFAKQLKPSARGELEITDLNRLYLERGRLHVEVMGRGYAWLDTGTHESVLDASQFIATLEHRQGLKVACPEEIAYRNKWINAGQLEKLAQPLLKNGYGRYLLRVLKEPVF from the coding sequence ATGACACGCAAGGGCATTATTCTGGCGGGCGGCACGGGGTCTCGTTTGCATCCGGCCACATTGGCGGTTTCCAAACAGCTGCTGCCCATCTTCGATAAGCCGATGATCTACTACCCGCTCAGTACGCTCATGCTAGCCGGGGTGCGGGACATGCTGGTCATTTCCACTCCGCAAGATACGCCGCGGTTTCAGCAGTTGCTCGGGACTGGGGAGCAATGGGGGCTTCGCGTGTCCTATGCCGTGCAGCCCTCGCCGGATGGCCTGGCGCAAGCCTTCATCATCGGAGAGTCGTTTCTGGGGACTGATCCTTCGGTGCTGGTGTTGGGAGACAATATCTTTTACGGTCATGATTTTCCCCAGCTGTTGAATCAGGCCATGGCACGCCGAAACGGTGCCACCGTATTCGCCTATCACGTGCAGGATCCCGAGCGGTATGGCGTGGTGGAGTTTGACGCCAGCGGCCGGGCTATCAATCTTGAAGAGAAGCCGGCGGCGCCGAAATCCAACTATGCCGTCACGGGGCTCTATTTCTACGATGCCGAGGTCGTGGCGTTCGCGAAGCAGCTGAAGCCCTCGGCGCGCGGAGAGCTGGAGATTACCGATCTCAACCGGCTGTATCTTGAACGGGGGCGGCTGCATGTCGAAGTCATGGGGCGCGGCTATGCCTGGCTGGATACCGGGACCCATGAGTCGGTCTTGGACGCCAGTCAATTCATCGCGACGCTCGAACACCGGCAGGGGCTCAAGGTCGCGTGCCCTGAAGAGATTGCCTATCGCAACAAATGGATCAACGCAGGGCAATTGGAGAAGCTGGCGCAGCCCCTGTTGAAAAACGGGTATGGGCGCTATCTGCTGCGCGTGTTGAAAGAGCCGGTGTTTTAA
- the rfbD gene encoding dTDP-4-dehydrorhamnose reductase, translated as MKIVLLGKDGQVGWELQRSLSILGDLVATEQVDLDVERPDSVRDWIRRQRPAVIVNAAAYTAVDQAESEPDKARRINADAVGVLAEEAARLNAWLVHYSTDYVFDGRKPAPYVEDDAAHPLSVYGRTKWEGEEAIRALHAKHLIFRTSWVFAARGKNFVRTIARLAKEKETLRVIADQWGAPTSAELLADVTALAISRITGNGQDDRYRGTYHVAAAGETNWHEYARYIVALAKERGAAVKTAPDAVVPIPTEAYPLPAQRPRNSRLNTMKVASTFGLFLPDWQVHVRRCLDELAAQGAL; from the coding sequence ATGAAGATCGTATTGCTCGGCAAAGACGGCCAAGTCGGATGGGAGTTGCAACGGTCGCTGTCGATCTTGGGCGACCTGGTGGCAACCGAACAGGTGGATCTTGATGTTGAACGGCCTGACAGCGTGCGGGACTGGATCCGTCGGCAGCGTCCCGCGGTGATCGTGAACGCGGCCGCCTACACGGCGGTGGATCAGGCCGAATCGGAGCCGGACAAGGCGCGGCGCATCAATGCCGACGCGGTGGGGGTGCTGGCGGAGGAAGCGGCGCGTCTCAATGCCTGGCTGGTCCATTACTCCACCGACTATGTGTTCGATGGACGGAAACCCGCGCCGTATGTGGAAGACGATGCGGCGCACCCGCTCTCGGTGTATGGCCGGACGAAGTGGGAGGGGGAGGAGGCGATTCGCGCCCTTCACGCGAAGCACCTTATTTTCAGAACCAGTTGGGTGTTCGCCGCCAGAGGAAAGAATTTTGTGAGAACGATCGCGCGGCTGGCCAAAGAAAAAGAGACGCTGCGAGTGATTGCCGATCAATGGGGGGCGCCAACGAGTGCGGAGTTGCTCGCCGATGTCACGGCCCTGGCCATCTCCCGGATCACGGGCAACGGTCAGGACGACCGCTACAGGGGCACCTATCACGTAGCGGCGGCCGGTGAAACGAATTGGCATGAGTATGCGCGGTATATCGTCGCCTTGGCGAAGGAACGAGGCGCGGCGGTCAAGACGGCGCCGGATGCCGTGGTGCCCATTCCGACCGAGGCCTACCCGCTGCCGGCCCAACGGCCGCGAAATTCCCGGTTGAATACGATGAAAGTCGCAAGCACATTCGGCCTGTTTCTGCCAGATTGGCAGGTGCATGTCCGGCGGTGTCTGGATGAACTGGCGGCACAGGGGGCGTTATGA